A region of Spiribacter roseus DNA encodes the following proteins:
- the atpE gene encoding F0F1 ATP synthase subunit C, which translates to MEAIAQVQAFTAITIGLIFAFAAVGTSIGFGLLGGKFLEGIARQPEVAGVLQVRMFIVAGLLDALSIIGVAFAALLMFANPLLGALS; encoded by the coding sequence ATGGAAGCAATCGCCCAGGTCCAGGCATTTACCGCCATCACCATTGGACTCATCTTCGCCTTCGCCGCCGTCGGCACGAGCATCGGCTTTGGCCTGCTCGGCGGGAAGTTTCTCGAGGGCATCGCCCGTCAGCCCGAGGTTGCCGGTGTCCTGCAGGTGCGCATGTTCATCGTCGCCGGTCTGCTCGACGCCCTGTCGATCATCGGTGTGGCCTTCGCGGCGCTGCTGATGTTTGCAAACCCGCTGCTCGGCGCGCTGAGCTGA
- the atpA gene encoding F0F1 ATP synthase subunit alpha, producing MQLNPTEISDLIKQRIEGFEAVAEARNEGTVVSVSDGIVRIHGISDVMQGEMLEFPGDTYGMALNLERDSVGAVVLGNYSHLNEGDTVRTTGRILEVPVGEALLGRVVNSLGEPIDGKGAVATEQTAPVEKVAPGVIDRQSVDQPVQTGLKAIDSMVPVGRGQRELIIGDRQTGKTAVAVDAIINQKNTGIKCIYVAVGQKASSIANVVRKLEEHGALDHTIVVAASAAESAALQFIAPYAGCTMGEFFRDRGEDALIVFDDLSKQAVAYRQVSLLLRRPPGREAFPGDVFYLHSRLLERAARINEADVERRTNGEVKGRTGSLTALPIIETQAGDVSAFVPTNVISITDGQIYLETDLFNAGIRPAINAGLSVSRVGGSAQTKIIKKLGGGIRLALAQYRELAAFAQFASDLDESTRKQLERGQRAMEVLKQGQYAPLSVAFMAVSLFALNEGYLDDLDNKKVSDFEAALHQHVANNAPELMNAINESGDYTDEIKSQLKAALDDFKATGTW from the coding sequence ATGCAACTCAATCCCACGGAAATCAGTGACCTGATCAAACAGCGCATCGAGGGCTTCGAAGCCGTCGCGGAAGCGCGCAACGAAGGCACGGTGGTCAGCGTCAGCGACGGCATCGTGCGCATCCACGGCATCAGCGATGTCATGCAGGGCGAGATGCTGGAATTCCCCGGCGACACCTATGGCATGGCGCTCAACCTCGAGCGCGACTCGGTGGGTGCGGTGGTGCTGGGCAACTACTCGCACCTCAACGAGGGCGACACGGTGCGCACCACCGGGCGGATCCTTGAGGTGCCGGTGGGCGAGGCCCTGCTGGGCCGCGTGGTCAACTCGCTGGGCGAGCCCATCGACGGTAAGGGCGCGGTGGCCACCGAGCAGACCGCACCGGTCGAGAAGGTGGCGCCGGGCGTCATCGACCGCCAGTCGGTGGATCAGCCGGTACAGACCGGCCTCAAGGCCATCGACTCCATGGTGCCGGTGGGTCGGGGTCAGCGTGAGCTGATCATCGGCGACCGCCAGACCGGCAAGACCGCGGTGGCGGTCGACGCCATCATCAACCAGAAGAACACCGGCATTAAGTGCATCTACGTGGCGGTGGGCCAGAAGGCCTCGTCGATCGCCAACGTGGTCCGCAAGCTCGAGGAGCATGGCGCCCTCGATCACACCATCGTGGTGGCGGCCTCGGCGGCCGAGTCGGCGGCGCTGCAGTTCATTGCCCCGTACGCCGGCTGCACCATGGGCGAGTTCTTCCGCGATCGCGGCGAGGATGCGCTGATCGTATTCGATGATCTGTCCAAGCAGGCGGTGGCCTATCGCCAGGTCTCGCTGCTGCTGCGCCGCCCGCCGGGCCGCGAGGCGTTCCCGGGCGACGTGTTCTATCTGCATTCGCGGCTGCTCGAGCGGGCCGCCCGGATCAACGAGGCCGATGTCGAGCGCCGCACCAACGGCGAGGTCAAGGGCAGGACCGGTTCGTTGACTGCGCTGCCGATCATCGAGACCCAGGCCGGCGACGTTTCGGCGTTCGTGCCGACCAACGTCATCTCGATCACCGACGGTCAGATCTATCTCGAGACCGACCTGTTCAACGCGGGCATCCGCCCGGCGATCAACGCCGGTCTGTCGGTCTCGCGTGTCGGTGGCTCGGCCCAGACCAAGATCATCAAGAAGCTCGGTGGCGGTATCCGCCTGGCGCTGGCGCAGTACCGGGAGCTGGCGGCGTTCGCACAGTTCGCCTCGGACCTGGACGAGTCCACCCGCAAGCAGCTCGAGCGCGGCCAGCGCGCCATGGAAGTGCTCAAGCAGGGCCAGTACGCGCCGCTGTCGGTCGCGTTCATGGCGGTCTCGCTGTTCGCCCTCAACGAGGGGTACCTCGACGACCTCGACAACAAGAAGGTCAGCGACTTCGAGGCGGCCCTGCATCAGCATGTCGCCAACAATGCGCCCGAGCTGATGAACGCGATCAACGAGTCCGGCGACTACACCGACGAGATCAAGAGCCAGCTCAAGGCGGCGCTTGATGACTTCAAGGCAACGGGTACCTGGTAA
- a CDS encoding F0F1 ATP synthase subunit delta → MAQETTVARPYAEAAFQLAQASGALAGWSDGLAMAAAVVADDRVAALLGHPRVDDERKAGLIIDVCGEALDDQQRNFVRLLVQRDRIGVLPEISHQYDRLRAEHEKTLSAQLITAQPVDDAVRSRLEASLSKRLERVVSLDTQLDESLIGGAVIRAGDLVIDGSVRGRLNRLTSALSR, encoded by the coding sequence ATGGCGCAGGAAACCACCGTTGCCCGTCCCTATGCCGAAGCGGCTTTCCAGCTTGCCCAGGCGTCCGGGGCCCTTGCCGGCTGGAGTGACGGTCTGGCCATGGCGGCGGCGGTCGTCGCCGATGACCGGGTCGCCGCGCTGCTGGGTCACCCGCGGGTCGATGACGAGCGCAAGGCGGGGCTCATCATCGACGTCTGCGGGGAGGCCCTGGACGATCAGCAGCGCAACTTCGTGCGTCTGCTGGTGCAGCGCGACCGGATCGGTGTGCTGCCGGAGATCAGTCATCAGTACGATCGGCTTCGGGCCGAGCACGAGAAGACGCTCAGTGCCCAGCTCATCACCGCCCAGCCCGTCGACGACGCGGTGCGCAGCCGGCTCGAGGCATCGCTTTCGAAGCGGCTCGAGCGCGTGGTGAGCCTGGACACCCAGCTCGACGAATCGCTCATCGGCGGTGCGGTGATCCGTGCCGGCGACCTGGTTATCGATGGCTCGGTGCGCGGTCGGCTCAACCGACTGACCAGCGCCCTCAGTCGCTAA
- a CDS encoding ATP synthase subunit I has translation MPLKRVAVQVIRWQIAIGLIAAGIWTLASGSDAGLAAIAGTGISAFMTFYVAMRWGLRSATEDDPRAILGAFYRAEMMKLLLGTVLIVMAVYAFQDEAAALVTTLALTLAAYGLVLLGDID, from the coding sequence ATGCCGCTGAAGCGCGTGGCGGTGCAGGTCATCCGCTGGCAGATCGCCATCGGGCTGATCGCCGCCGGCATCTGGACGCTGGCCAGTGGCAGTGATGCCGGGCTGGCCGCGATCGCCGGCACCGGGATCAGCGCCTTCATGACGTTCTACGTCGCGATGCGCTGGGGCCTGAGAAGCGCGACCGAAGACGACCCGAGGGCGATCCTCGGCGCCTTCTACCGCGCCGAGATGATGAAGCTGCTGCTCGGGACGGTGCTGATCGTGATGGCCGTCTACGCCTTTCAGGACGAAGCGGCGGCACTGGTGACGACCCTGGCCCTGACACTGGCCGCCTACGGCCTGGTGTTGCTGGGCGACATTGACTGA
- a CDS encoding F0F1 ATP synthase subunit B — protein sequence MGINATLFGQMITFLVFILFTMKFVWPPIKQAMSERQKRIADGLASAERSQHELELAKERAAEHIREAKAQAGEIIERANRQGASIVDEAREEARTVAEREKAAAEARIEQEVSQARAELRREVSQLAITGASRILEREVDPKAHQQMLDELAEQV from the coding sequence GTGGGCATTAACGCAACGCTGTTCGGACAGATGATCACCTTCCTGGTGTTCATTCTGTTCACCATGAAGTTCGTCTGGCCGCCGATCAAACAGGCCATGAGCGAGCGGCAGAAGCGGATCGCGGACGGTCTGGCTTCGGCCGAGCGCAGCCAGCACGAGCTGGAGCTCGCCAAGGAGCGGGCCGCCGAGCACATCCGCGAGGCCAAAGCGCAGGCGGGTGAGATCATCGAGCGGGCCAACCGCCAGGGTGCATCGATTGTCGATGAGGCCCGCGAGGAGGCCCGCACGGTCGCCGAGCGCGAGAAGGCGGCGGCCGAGGCGCGCATCGAGCAGGAAGTCAGTCAGGCGCGGGCCGAGCTCCGCCGCGAGGTCTCGCAGCTGGCCATCACCGGCGCCAGTCGCATCCTCGAGCGCGAGGTCGACCCGAAGGCTCATCAGCAGATGCTCGATGAGCTGGCCGAGCAGGTCTGA
- the atpB gene encoding F0F1 ATP synthase subunit A, whose amino-acid sequence MASSATEYVTHHLEHLTVGDGFWTLHIDTLIVSWVLGLIFLGLFYAVARKASVESPGGLQNVIESCVEFIDQQVSDSFNGPKDFVAPLALTIFVWVLFWNLMDLIPVDLFPEIMKLFGVEYVRILPSADMNATFGLSLTVLLLIIIYSIKGKGAKGFGKEMFCHPFGSHPALWPANLLLNIVEMIAKPVSLGMRLFGNLYAAEIIFILIALLPVWAQWVPGVAWAIFHILVIPLQAFIFMVLTIVYLSLAYESH is encoded by the coding sequence ATGGCAAGTTCGGCCACGGAATATGTCACCCATCACCTTGAGCACCTCACGGTGGGCGACGGGTTCTGGACGCTGCATATCGACACGCTCATCGTGTCGTGGGTGCTGGGCCTGATCTTTCTCGGGCTCTTCTACGCGGTCGCCCGCAAGGCCAGCGTCGAGTCGCCCGGTGGGCTGCAGAACGTCATCGAGAGCTGTGTCGAGTTCATCGACCAACAGGTCAGCGACAGCTTCAACGGGCCCAAGGACTTTGTCGCGCCGCTGGCACTGACGATCTTTGTGTGGGTGCTGTTCTGGAACCTGATGGATCTGATCCCGGTGGACCTGTTCCCCGAGATCATGAAGCTGTTCGGCGTCGAGTACGTGCGCATCCTGCCGTCCGCCGACATGAACGCCACCTTCGGCCTGTCGCTGACGGTGCTGCTGCTGATCATCATCTACAGCATCAAGGGCAAGGGCGCGAAGGGCTTTGGCAAGGAGATGTTCTGCCATCCGTTCGGCTCGCACCCGGCGCTGTGGCCGGCCAACCTGCTGCTCAACATCGTCGAGATGATCGCCAAGCCGGTGTCGCTCGGCATGCGACTGTTCGGCAATCTCTACGCCGCTGAGATCATCTTCATCCTGATCGCGCTGCTGCCGGTCTGGGCGCAGTGGGTGCCGGGTGTTGCCTGGGCGATCTTCCATATTCTGGTGATCCCGCTGCAGGCTTTCATCTTCATGGTGCTCACCATCGTGTATCTGAGTCTTGCTTATGAGAGTCACTGA